A genomic region of Bactrocera dorsalis isolate Fly_Bdor chromosome 3, ASM2337382v1, whole genome shotgun sequence contains the following coding sequences:
- the LOC105230153 gene encoding phospholipase D2 isoform X2, translating into MSLISYRKRGDEFIDRETGLANPALVDDELDYPHLYSQFDGGGAITMTSNIDSHQPRAYVVNATDSIDGESREYTPEELAEEDDEEKVTRCVPDFQFSLVDSEYDETLAFPDSVTILSNVGDKPVLVQRKDTDDDDDEEEGAGAYTGQPSEIPYSSIYGPSMKFNSFQRKVFIPGMEIQVRIIDNERSVTTHLLNPNLYTIELTHGPFTWTIKRRYKHFNSLHQQLSFFRTSLNIPFPMRSHKEKRATIKKAAIQMADEARLKSMQLSQTQTTICETSQKVQSNGNSNAISTMVLASTSNSPLSNLGITGKRKKKERKLPRFPNRPESLITVESLPTRIKQLEDYLYNLLNISLYRNHHETLNFVEVSNVSFVSGLGIKGKEGAIQKRTGSTRPGQAGCNFFGCFQQKCCVRCSFFCSDVLYGKWRNRWFFVKETCFGYIRPTDGVIRSVILFDQGFDVSTGIYQTGMRKGLQVLTNNRHIILKCWTRRKCKEWMQYLKQTANSYARDFTYPNPHMSYAPVRSGIQASWHVDGSTYMGAIADALEEAKEEIYIADWWLSPEIYMKRPAVDGDYWRLDKILHRKASQGIKVFVLLYKEVEMALGINSYYSKQRLSHENIRVLRHPDHARAGVFFWAHHEKIVVVDQTYAFIGGLDLCYGRWDDYRHRLTDLGSISTASASGSTRRLGSFFKDDADSAFGSQKSSRKCTNVNSDLQKSEKLSANIEENQFEEVELRTLAPGDKLVIPELLSPPTSEQIAIEGMKLNTPEMERKNVLEKITTNAMRKGKDLVSRLTMTEHERGAGDKSPDVLKDPKQLVFTIDEVETGRLGGLEDPTPFQTQILNDYYGQAKYWFGKDYSNFILKDWMNLDAPLVDIIDRSSTPRMPWHDVGVCLVGAAARDVARHFIQRWNAVKLEKMRDNANFPYLMPKSYNNIRLNPNITLKRQNRVTCQLLRSASSWSCGFIEQDLVEQSIHDAYIQTITKAQHFIYIENQFFITMQLGATGAYGNVRNQIGETLFKRIVRAHKERKTFRVFVIIPLLPGFEGDVGGSTGNAVRAITHWNYASISRGRSGILTRLQEVGIKDPGEYISFHSLRTNSQLNNNPITELIYVHSKLLIADDRVVICGSANINDRSMIGKRDSEIAAIITDEEFEDGRMNGKKYPSGVFAGRLRKFLFKEHLGLLDPDAERMPIDVTDPVIDQFWNGMWRRTATRNTELYEEIFKCLPTDKVKSYADLRKYQEEPPLCKSDPEMAMKRVANIQGFLVNLPLDFLNKEVLKPPGTSKEGLIPTAVWT; encoded by the exons ACGAATTCATCGATCGTGAGACGGGTCTTGCGAATCCTGCGCTCGTCGATGATGAGCTAGACTATCCACATCTCTATTCACAGTTCGACGGCGGTGGCGCAATTACGATGACCAGCAATATCGATTCCCACCAACCACGTGCCTACGTAGTCAACGCCACCGATAGCATTGACGGTGAGAGTAGAGAATACACACCCGAGGAGTTGGCGGAGGAAGATGACGAGGAGAAGGTTACACGTTGTGTGCCTGATTTTCAGTTCTCGCTCGTCGATTCGGAATATGACGAGACGCTGGCGTTTCCCGATTCCGTGACGATATTGTCGAATGTCGGCGATAAGCCGGTGCTGGTACAGCGCAAAGACACCGACGACGATGACGATGAGGAGGAAGGTGCTGGTGCATACACAGGGCAACCTTCAGAGATACCATACAGCTCCATATATGGACCGAGCATGAAATTCAATTCATTTCAGCGGAAAGTATTCATACCCGGCATGGAGATACAGGTGCGCATAATCGACAACGAACGCAGTGTGACGACGCACTTATTGAATCCAAATTT GTATACCATCGAACTGACGCATGGACCCTTCACGTGGACCATCAAGCGTCGCTACAAGCATTTCAATTCGCTGCATCAGCAGCTGAGTTTCTTCCGCACCTCACTGAACATTCCGTTCCCGATGCGCAGTCACAAGGAGAAACGTGCCACAATTAAAAAGGCAGCCATACAAATGGCTGATGAGGCGCGTCTGAAGTCCATGCAGCTGTCACAGACGCAAACAACGATCTGTGAGACGAGTCAGAAAGTGCAAAGTAACGGTAACAGTAATGCCATCAGTACAATGGTCTTGGCGAGCACCAGCAATAGTCCGCTGTCAAATCTGGGTATAACGGGCAAGAGAAAGAAGAAGGAGAGAAAGCTGCCACGTTTCCCCAATCGACCAGAATCGCTTATAACTGTCGAGTCACTGCCCACGCGTATCAAGCAATTGGAGGATTATCTGTACAACCTACTGAACATCAGCTTGTATCGAAATCACCACGAAACG CTGAACTTCGTTGAAGTCTCAAATGTCTCCTTTGTATCCGGCCTCGGCATCAAGGGTAAGGAGGGCGCTATACAAAAGCGTACCGGCTCCACGCGTCCAGGGCAAGCGGGTTGCAACTTCTTCGGTTGTTTTCAGCAGAAGTGCTGTGTGCGCTGCAGCTTCTTTTGTTCGGACGTGCTGTACGGCAAATGGCGTAATCGTTGGTTCTTCGTCAAGGAGACCTGCTTCGGCTACATACGTCCCACCGATGGTGTCATTAG ATCTGTGATATTGTTCGATCAGGGTTTCGACGTCTCCACTGGCATCTATCAGACCGGCATGCGTAAGGGTCTGCAGGTGCTCACCAATAATCGTCACATCATACTCAAGTGCTGGACGCGTCGAAAGTGCAAAGAGTGGATGCAGTACCTCAAGCAGACCGCAAATAGTTATGCGCGCGACTTTACCTATCCCAACCCGCATATGTCCTACGCACCGGTGCGTTCTGGTATTCAAGCGAGTTGGCATGTCGACGGTTCTACTTATATGGGTGCCATAGCGGATGCGCTTGAGGAGGCAAAAGAGGAAATCTACATCGCTGATTGGTGGTTGAGTCCGGAGATTTATATGAAACGGCCAGCGGTGGATGGCGATTACTGGCGGTTGGATAAGATACTGCATCGTAAAGCG TCGCAGGGCATCAAGGTGTTCGTGCTGCTCTACAAAGAGGTCGAAATGGCTTTGGGCATTAATAGTTACTACAGCAAACAGAGGCTTTCACACGAGAATATAAGG GTGCTCCGGCATCCAGATCATGCGCGCGCTGGCGTGTTCTTCTGGGCTCATCATGAAAAGATTGTTGTGGTCGATCAGACCTACGCTTTCATCGGTGGTCTCGATCTCTGTTATGGCCGTTGGGACGACTATCGACATCGTCTGACTGACCTTGGCAGCATATCCACCGCCTCTGCTTCGGGCAGCACACGACGTTTGGGCAGTTTCTTTAAGGACGATGCGGACTCTGCCTTTGGTTCGCAGAAGTCCTCACGTAAATGTACGAATGTAAATAGCGACCTACAGAAAAGCGAAAAATTAAGCGCAAACATCGAAGAAAACCAATTTGAAGAGGTTGAGCTACGTACACTCGCGCCAGGCGATAAACTTGTGATACCTGAATTGCTTTCACCGCCCACAAGCGAACAAATCGCCATCGAAGGCATGAAATTAAATACACCCGAAATGGAGCGTAAGAATGTTTTGGAGAAAATCACCACGAATGCGATGCGTAAGGGTAAAGACTTGGTGAGTCGTCTAACAATGACCGAACATGAGCGCGGCGCGGGTGATAAGTCGCCTGATGTGCTGAAAGATCCCAAACAGCTTGTATTCACCATTGATGAGGTGGAAACTGGACGGTTGGGTGGTCTAGAGGATCCCACGCCGTTCCAAACGCAAATCCTGAACGATTACTATGGTCAAGCCAAGTATTGGTTCGGCAAGGATTACTCCAACTTCATACTCAAAGACTGGATGAACTTAGATGCGCCGCTTGTCGATATCATAGATCGCTCGTCAACACCACGTATGCCCTGGCATGATGTGGGCGTGTGTTTAGTGGGTGCAGCGGCGCGCGATGTGGCGCGTCACTTCATACAGCGCTGGAATGCTGTGAAGCTGGAGAAGATGCGCGATAACGCCAACTTTCcatatttaatgccaaagaGTTACAACAACATTAGGCTGAATCCAAATATAACCTTAAAGCGGCAGAATCGTGTTACGTGTCAGCTGCTGCGCAGCGCTTCTTCATGGAGCTGCGGTTTCATCGAACAGGATTTGGTTGAGCAGAGTATACATGACGCTTACATACAGACAATAACGAAGGCGCAGCATTTCATCTACATCGAAAATCAATTCTTCATCACAATGCAGTTGGGCGCGACGGGCGCGTACGGCAATGTGCGCAATCAGATTGGTGAAACGCTCTTCAAGCGTATCGTGCGCGCGCATAA AGAGCGCAAGACGTTCCGTGTATTTGTGATCATACCGCTACTGCCTGGGTTTGAGGGCGATGTTGGCGGTAGCACTGGCAATGCGGTGCGCGCCATCACGCATTGGAACTACGCATCGATATCACG CGGTCGCTCTGGCATACTCACACGCCTGCAGGAGGTCGGCATAAAGGATCCCGGTGAATATATCTCCTTCCACAGTCTACGCACAAACTCACAGCTCAACAATAATCCCATCACCGAGctgatttatgtccactccaagCTCTTGATTGCAGACGATCGTGTTGTTATATGTGGTTCGGCGAATATCAACGACCGTTCCATGATCGGCAAACGTGACTCGGAAATTGCGGCGATCATAACCGACGAAGAGTTCGAAGATGGACGCATGAATGGCAAAAAGTATCCAAGCGGCGTGTTCGCTGGACGCCTGCGCAAATTTCTATTTAAAGAGCATTTAGGTTTACTCGATCCAGACGCGGAGCGTATGCCAATCGATGTCACGGACCCGGTGATCGATCAGTTTTGGAATGGTATGTGGCGACGCACGGCAACACGCAATACTGAGCTGTACGAAGAGATCTTCAAATGTCTGCCAACTGATAAGGTGAAATCGTATGCAGATTTGCGAAAATATCAGGAGGAACCGCCGCTATGTAAGTCCGATCCGGAAATGGCTATGAAGCGGGTGGCGAATATACAG GGTTTCCTAGTCAACCTGCCATTGGACTTCCTCAACAAAGAGGTGCTAAAACCGCCTGGCACCAGCAAAGAGGGACTCATTCCGACCGCTGTGTGGACGTAG